In Streptomyces sp. 840.1, one DNA window encodes the following:
- a CDS encoding APC family permease: MSKLTDVPKRILIGRALRSDKLGETLLPKRIALPVFASDPLSSVAYAPGEVLLVLSIAGVSAYHFSPWIAVAVVVLMFTVVASYRQNVHAYPSGGGDYEVATTNLGPKAGLTVASALLVDYVLTVAVSIASGVENLGSAIPFVVEHKTACAVAAIVLLTLMNLRGVKESGKLFAIPTYLFVAGVFIMIIWGAFRGLVLGDTMHAPTSGYTIKAEHQGLAGFALVFLLLRAFSSGCAALTGVEAISNGVPAFRKPKSKNAATTLAAMGLLAVTMFCGIIGLAMATDVKMAENPAKDLINNGSPVGSGFVQDPVISQVAAAVFGDGTFFFVILAAATALVLFLAANTAYNGFPLLGSILAQDSYLPRQLHTRGDRLAFSNGIVLLAGAAILLVVIYGADSTRLIQLYIVGVFVSFTLSQTGMVRHWNRHLRAEKDPLKRRHMIRSRAINTFGAFFTGLVLVVVLATKFTHGAWVALLGMVIFYGTMTAIRKHYDRVAAEIAADETPSDESIRPSRVHSIVLVSKLHRPTLRALAYAKLIRSDHLEALSISVDPAETKVLREDWERRGINVPLKILDSPYREVTRPVIEYVKGLRRESPRDVVSVYIPEYVVGHWYEHLLHNQSALRLKGRLLFTPGVMVTSVPYQLESSEAAKKRARRRADWTAPGSVRRGPVERRSKEHSHKS, translated from the coding sequence GTGTCCAAACTGACCGACGTGCCCAAACGGATCCTGATCGGACGGGCCCTGCGCAGCGACAAGCTGGGGGAGACACTCCTCCCCAAACGCATCGCCCTGCCCGTCTTCGCATCCGATCCGCTGTCCTCGGTGGCCTACGCGCCCGGAGAAGTCCTCCTGGTGCTGTCCATCGCAGGCGTGTCGGCGTACCACTTCAGCCCGTGGATCGCGGTCGCCGTCGTGGTCCTGATGTTCACCGTCGTCGCCTCGTACCGGCAGAACGTGCACGCGTACCCGAGCGGCGGCGGCGACTACGAGGTCGCGACCACGAACCTCGGCCCGAAGGCCGGACTGACCGTGGCCAGCGCCCTGCTGGTCGACTACGTCCTCACCGTCGCCGTGTCGATCGCCTCCGGGGTGGAGAACCTCGGCTCCGCGATCCCGTTCGTCGTCGAGCACAAGACCGCCTGTGCCGTCGCGGCCATCGTGCTGCTCACGCTGATGAACCTGCGCGGAGTGAAGGAGTCCGGGAAGCTCTTCGCGATCCCGACGTACCTCTTCGTGGCCGGCGTCTTCATCATGATCATCTGGGGTGCCTTCCGCGGACTCGTCCTCGGCGACACCATGCACGCTCCGACCTCCGGCTACACGATCAAGGCCGAGCACCAAGGGCTGGCCGGCTTCGCCCTCGTCTTCCTGCTGCTGCGGGCATTCTCCTCCGGCTGCGCCGCCCTCACCGGCGTCGAGGCGATCAGCAACGGCGTCCCCGCGTTCCGCAAGCCCAAGAGCAAGAACGCCGCAACCACCCTCGCGGCGATGGGCCTGCTGGCCGTCACCATGTTCTGCGGCATCATCGGCCTGGCCATGGCCACCGACGTGAAGATGGCCGAGAACCCGGCGAAGGACCTGATCAACAACGGTTCCCCGGTCGGTTCGGGCTTCGTCCAGGACCCGGTGATCTCCCAGGTCGCGGCCGCCGTGTTCGGCGACGGAACGTTCTTCTTCGTCATCCTCGCCGCCGCCACCGCACTCGTGCTCTTCCTGGCCGCGAACACCGCGTACAACGGCTTCCCGCTGCTCGGCTCGATCCTGGCCCAGGACAGCTACCTGCCCCGCCAGCTGCACACCCGGGGCGACCGGCTCGCCTTCTCCAACGGCATCGTGCTGCTGGCCGGCGCCGCCATCCTGCTGGTCGTCATCTACGGCGCCGACTCGACCCGGCTGATCCAGCTCTACATCGTCGGCGTGTTCGTCTCCTTCACCCTCAGCCAGACCGGCATGGTGCGGCACTGGAACCGTCACCTGCGGGCCGAGAAGGACCCGCTCAAGCGCCGCCACATGATCCGCTCCCGCGCGATCAACACCTTCGGCGCCTTCTTCACCGGCCTGGTGCTCGTCGTCGTCCTCGCCACCAAGTTCACCCACGGCGCCTGGGTCGCGCTGCTCGGCATGGTGATCTTCTACGGCACGATGACCGCCATCCGTAAGCACTACGACCGGGTCGCCGCGGAGATCGCCGCCGACGAGACCCCGTCCGACGAGAGCATCCGGCCCTCCCGGGTCCACTCGATCGTCCTGGTCTCCAAGCTCCACCGCCCGACCCTGCGCGCGCTCGCCTACGCCAAGCTGATCCGCTCGGACCACCTGGAGGCGCTCTCCATCAGCGTCGACCCCGCCGAGACGAAGGTCCTCAGGGAGGACTGGGAGCGGCGCGGCATCAACGTGCCCCTGAAGATCCTCGACTCGCCGTACCGCGAAGTGACCCGCCCGGTGATCGAGTACGTCAAGGGCCTGCGCAGGGAGAGCCCGCGCGACGTCGTGAGCGTGTACATCCCCGAGTACGTCGTCGGCCACTGGTACGAGCACCTGCTGCACAACCAGAGCGCCCTGCGGCTCAAGGGCAGGCTGCTCTTCACCCCGGGTGTGATGGTCACCTCCGTCCCGTACCAGCTGGAGTCCTCCGAAGCGGCCAAGAAGCGCGCCCGCAGGCGCGCGGACTGGACGGCCCCTGGCTCGGTGCGCCGTGGCCCGGTGGAACGCAGGTCCAAGGAGCACTCGCACAAGAGCTGA
- a CDS encoding class I SAM-dependent RNA methyltransferase — MQNESTSPQTGETQAAQAQAEESLVGQEYEVEVGPVAHGGHCIARTAEGQVLFVRHTLPGETVVARVTDGTVGARFLRADAVRIIEASKDRVKAPCPFAGPGKCGGCDWQHAKPGAQRRLKGEVIAEQLQHLAGLTPEEAGWDGTVMPAEGDKLPPGEVPAWRTRVQYAIDEDGRVGLRKHRSHEIEIIDQCLIAAPGVTELGIEKQDWPQMATVEAIAATGSNDRQVILTPRTGGRLPLVELDKPVSVLRVDEHDGGVHRVHGRGFVRERADERTYRVGSGGFWQVHPQAAYTLVKAVMQGLMPRKGEMALDLYCGVGLFAGSLAERLGDKGAVLGIESGKRAVEDARHNLKDLERVRIEHGKVDQILPRTGITEADLIVLDPPRAGAGKQTVKRLAALGARRIAYVACDPAALARDLAYFAEGGYKVRTLRAFDLFPMTHHVECVAILEPAAKGV, encoded by the coding sequence ATGCAGAACGAATCCACTTCGCCGCAGACCGGGGAGACGCAGGCCGCACAGGCGCAGGCGGAAGAGTCTCTGGTGGGGCAGGAGTACGAGGTCGAGGTCGGCCCGGTCGCACACGGCGGCCACTGCATCGCCCGGACCGCCGAGGGCCAGGTCCTGTTCGTCCGCCACACGCTCCCGGGCGAGACGGTCGTCGCCAGGGTCACCGACGGCACGGTCGGCGCCCGCTTCCTGCGCGCCGACGCGGTGCGGATCATCGAGGCGTCCAAGGACCGGGTGAAGGCCCCCTGCCCGTTCGCCGGCCCCGGCAAGTGCGGCGGCTGCGACTGGCAGCACGCCAAGCCCGGCGCCCAGCGGCGGCTCAAGGGCGAGGTGATCGCCGAGCAGCTCCAGCACCTGGCGGGCCTCACCCCGGAGGAGGCCGGCTGGGACGGCACCGTTATGCCGGCCGAGGGCGACAAGCTCCCGCCGGGCGAGGTCCCGGCTTGGCGCACCCGCGTCCAGTACGCGATCGACGAGGACGGCCGGGTCGGCCTGCGCAAGCACCGCTCGCACGAGATCGAGATCATCGACCAGTGCCTGATCGCCGCCCCCGGCGTCACCGAACTGGGCATCGAGAAGCAGGACTGGCCCCAGATGGCCACGGTGGAGGCCATCGCCGCCACCGGCTCCAACGACCGCCAGGTCATCCTCACCCCCCGCACCGGCGGCCGGCTGCCCCTGGTCGAGCTCGACAAGCCCGTCTCGGTCCTGCGCGTCGACGAGCACGACGGCGGCGTCCACCGCGTCCACGGCCGGGGCTTCGTCCGCGAACGCGCCGACGAGCGCACCTACCGCGTCGGTTCCGGCGGCTTCTGGCAGGTCCACCCGCAGGCCGCGTACACCCTGGTCAAGGCCGTCATGCAGGGCCTGATGCCGCGCAAGGGCGAAATGGCCCTCGACCTGTACTGCGGCGTCGGCCTCTTCGCCGGCTCCCTCGCGGAACGCCTCGGCGACAAGGGCGCGGTCCTCGGCATCGAGTCCGGCAAGCGCGCGGTGGAGGACGCCCGCCACAACCTCAAGGACCTGGAGCGGGTCCGCATCGAGCACGGCAAGGTCGACCAGATCCTGCCCCGCACCGGCATCACCGAGGCCGACCTGATCGTCCTCGACCCGCCCCGCGCGGGCGCCGGCAAGCAGACGGTCAAGCGCCTCGCCGCCCTCGGCGCCCGCCGCATCGCGTACGTGGCCTGCGACCCGGCGGCCCTGGCACGGGACCTGGCGTACTTCGCGGAGGGCGGCTACAAGGTGCGGACGCTGCGGGCGTTCGACCTGTTCCCGATGACCCATCATGTCGAGTGCGTCGCGATCCTTGAGCCTGCCGCAAAGGGTGTCTGA
- a CDS encoding DUF5655 domain-containing protein translates to MSGLKLFHTTKSGVTEVTPRLADVEADVQDLVEAHMEAMLGVTFLASEYVIDCVDGGRIDSLGLDENGAPVIVEYKRGTDAGVINQGLFYMAWLMSHKDAFRSLVRDRLGVAAASQILWSAPRLICVAGDFTRYDAHAVREHRRSIDLVRYRYFGSDHFGLETVASVTGRSTEAKRVRRRAPGTPPVRQQGAAMADLAEAVDEVLVGLGSGVTRVQRKQYRAYQRLRNFACLIPPQQTKVLVYLKADPTAVDLASGFTRDVTGLGHHGTGDLEVQLRTERDLERAQDLFRLSYASA, encoded by the coding sequence GTGTCGGGACTGAAACTTTTTCACACGACGAAAAGCGGCGTGACTGAGGTCACGCCGCGTCTTGCTGACGTCGAGGCGGATGTGCAGGACCTCGTCGAGGCGCACATGGAGGCGATGCTGGGCGTCACGTTCCTTGCGAGCGAGTACGTGATCGACTGCGTCGACGGCGGGCGTATCGATTCGCTCGGGCTCGACGAGAACGGTGCGCCCGTGATCGTGGAGTACAAGCGTGGCACGGACGCCGGTGTCATCAACCAGGGCCTCTTCTATATGGCCTGGCTGATGAGCCACAAGGACGCTTTCCGGAGTTTGGTGCGCGACCGGCTCGGAGTGGCGGCCGCGTCCCAGATCCTGTGGAGCGCACCGCGGCTTATCTGCGTGGCCGGCGACTTCACCCGCTACGACGCGCACGCCGTACGCGAGCACCGGCGCTCGATCGACCTGGTCCGCTACCGGTACTTCGGCAGTGACCACTTCGGCCTTGAGACCGTGGCCTCGGTCACGGGGCGCTCGACTGAGGCCAAGCGGGTACGCCGCAGGGCGCCCGGCACGCCGCCGGTTCGGCAGCAGGGCGCTGCGATGGCCGATCTGGCGGAGGCGGTCGACGAGGTCCTCGTCGGCCTCGGCAGTGGCGTCACTCGGGTGCAGCGCAAGCAGTACCGCGCCTATCAGCGGCTGCGGAATTTCGCCTGCCTCATCCCGCCCCAGCAGACCAAGGTGCTGGTCTACCTGAAGGCTGATCCGACGGCTGTGGATCTGGCCTCCGGGTTTACCCGGGACGTGACCGGGCTCGGCCACCATGGCACGGGCGACCTGGAGGTCCAGCTGCGCACCGAGCGGGACCTGGAGCGCGCCCAGGACCTGTTCCGGCTGAGCTACGCCTCGGCTTAA
- a CDS encoding helix-turn-helix transcriptional regulator: MGNGKAAAEHLQLLTSQLLDGEHRDAQLEDLVKAAAAVAEGVERYVGAAVQDAREQNHSWDFVGRGVRLRPDMARRKWPDRVSQDAPPALGDQTIESAGLNRAEKKTAASRTAKEQLGSALRVLLGASGRTAGAVAEQAGVPVGSLSQLLTGKQVPEWPTVFTLTTILDGCPEDLRALWEWAKGRASTTAPAGATALARFRSAMRGQHLAAGRPTLGELRLPSGLGLDRQRILESALTGDSMAGWEDTELLVRHLGGQPEQFRHLWEDVQYSIFTLSVKAASDGR; the protein is encoded by the coding sequence GTGGGGAACGGCAAGGCCGCTGCTGAGCATCTGCAGCTGCTGACCAGTCAACTGCTCGACGGCGAACACCGTGATGCGCAGTTGGAGGACCTCGTGAAGGCTGCTGCCGCTGTGGCCGAGGGTGTCGAGCGTTACGTCGGAGCCGCTGTCCAGGATGCCCGGGAGCAGAATCACAGCTGGGACTTCGTCGGGCGGGGAGTTCGATTGCGCCCGGACATGGCTCGCCGGAAGTGGCCGGACCGCGTGAGCCAGGACGCCCCTCCCGCACTCGGCGATCAGACGATCGAGAGCGCCGGGCTCAACCGTGCCGAGAAGAAGACGGCCGCGTCCCGCACGGCAAAGGAGCAGCTGGGATCCGCTCTACGGGTCCTTCTCGGAGCCAGCGGACGCACCGCCGGTGCCGTAGCAGAGCAAGCCGGAGTGCCGGTCGGAAGCCTTTCCCAGCTTCTGACCGGGAAGCAGGTTCCGGAGTGGCCGACCGTCTTCACCCTCACGACCATCCTCGACGGCTGCCCCGAGGATCTAAGGGCACTGTGGGAATGGGCCAAAGGCCGGGCTTCGACGACAGCGCCCGCAGGAGCCACCGCGCTGGCCCGCTTCCGCAGTGCGATGCGCGGACAGCATCTCGCTGCGGGTCGACCCACTTTGGGGGAGCTCCGTCTGCCCAGCGGTCTCGGTCTCGACAGGCAGCGGATCCTGGAGTCTGCTCTCACAGGCGACTCGATGGCCGGCTGGGAGGACACCGAGCTGCTTGTCCGTCACCTCGGAGGTCAGCCGGAGCAGTTCCGCCACCTGTGGGAAGACGTGCAGTACAGCATCTTCACTCTGTCCGTGAAGGCGGCATCAGATGGGCGGTGA
- a CDS encoding sigma factor-like helix-turn-helix DNA-binding protein, protein MGGIEVLEVLIPADLAAFCSRRCPLYARYSSLRTSNWAAGTEIAAAALGDLALLWQEALESPSPAALSWHLLSRRVARSVRGQAADRLHKSLSARQADVVLLRYRLGLTARDAADIMGIATADVLVASRAALRSLP, encoded by the coding sequence ATGGGTGGCATCGAAGTGCTGGAAGTGCTGATCCCCGCCGATCTCGCGGCGTTCTGCTCCCGCCGGTGCCCGCTCTACGCCCGGTACAGCTCCCTTCGTACGAGCAACTGGGCGGCAGGCACTGAGATTGCCGCAGCCGCGCTCGGCGACCTGGCCCTGCTGTGGCAGGAAGCTCTGGAAAGCCCGTCGCCTGCAGCGTTGTCCTGGCACCTGCTGTCGCGGAGGGTCGCTCGCTCCGTCCGAGGTCAGGCTGCAGACCGGCTCCACAAGTCGTTGTCCGCACGGCAGGCCGACGTAGTGCTTCTGCGCTACCGCCTCGGGCTGACGGCACGAGACGCAGCCGACATCATGGGGATCGCAACTGCCGACGTCCTGGTGGCCTCCCGTGCGGCGCTGAGATCTCTTCCCTAG
- a CDS encoding SAM-dependent methyltransferase produces MEDVTKASVARMYDYLLGGTDNYESDWAACEELLRVAPSTQQIALINRQFLVRAVKYIAGTGEVDQYIDHGSGLPTQNNVHQVAQRADSGARVVYVDNDPIVLAHGRMMLEENPNTTVIEADMLQTKQIFDRAEKLKLYKPGRPTAALFVSVLHCIRDDDDARQMVRRVVRELPSGSYIVLCHLASDDAQLRDDVTALMRRVTGDKWGRVRSFEEVDRFFEGLDVVGELCDVSRWRPDSDLAPRQEQTEWVEYGGVARIP; encoded by the coding sequence ATGGAGGACGTCACCAAGGCTAGTGTCGCGCGCATGTACGACTACTTGCTGGGCGGCACAGACAATTACGAATCGGACTGGGCCGCCTGCGAGGAACTGCTGCGTGTCGCTCCCAGCACGCAGCAGATCGCATTAATCAACCGTCAATTCCTCGTACGGGCCGTCAAATATATTGCGGGCACCGGAGAAGTGGACCAGTACATCGACCACGGATCCGGTCTGCCGACCCAGAACAATGTCCATCAGGTCGCCCAGCGCGCTGACAGTGGCGCGCGTGTCGTGTACGTGGACAACGATCCAATAGTTTTAGCGCACGGGCGCATGATGTTGGAGGAGAATCCAAACACCACAGTCATCGAAGCCGACATGCTCCAGACGAAGCAGATCTTCGATCGTGCGGAAAAACTGAAACTCTACAAACCAGGTCGCCCCACAGCAGCTTTGTTCGTCTCAGTCCTTCACTGCATTCGCGACGACGACGATGCGCGGCAGATGGTCCGCAGAGTGGTCCGTGAACTCCCCTCCGGCAGCTATATCGTGCTCTGCCACCTGGCCAGTGATGATGCTCAACTCCGTGACGATGTGACCGCGCTTATGCGGCGTGTCACTGGGGATAAGTGGGGGCGAGTCAGGTCCTTCGAGGAAGTGGACCGCTTCTTCGAGGGCCTTGACGTCGTTGGTGAGCTCTGCGACGTGTCGCGATGGCGGCCGGACAGCGACCTGGCACCACGGCAAGAGCAGACAGAGTGGGTCGAGTACGGAGGAGTGGCCCGGATCCCGTAG
- a CDS encoding helix-turn-helix transcriptional regulator, producing the protein MLSGQPLFVVPDDGKPSSIQAGAGRVLGARLRRLREGQGLRLADVVAAGAIGSVATLSRIENAATPLREETVLVLARHYGISDTEELDIMVGLVEKSRTDAWWGAFHDVVPGWMERLISVEASARSIRTYQLQYIPGLLQTGPYARALMQAHCEPGMDAAQIQRNVERRSDVRLIRQRLLQGSSPPQYYAVMDENVLVRNVGGTAVMREQLRQLYSWEENREHVHLRIIPFDRGAEALAPAASMTHLAFPPGREMDMMYLEVPDGGTYVTNPQDLHRYKLALTSLWKLAASRTETLAILDRRIRSMEG; encoded by the coding sequence ATGTTGAGCGGGCAGCCTCTTTTTGTGGTGCCGGACGACGGTAAGCCGTCCAGCATTCAAGCGGGCGCAGGTCGGGTACTCGGTGCCCGCCTGCGCCGGCTTCGCGAAGGCCAGGGGCTTCGCCTTGCGGATGTGGTTGCGGCCGGCGCCATCGGCTCCGTCGCGACACTGAGCCGCATCGAGAACGCAGCTACTCCCCTGCGTGAAGAGACCGTGCTTGTCCTGGCCCGGCATTACGGCATCAGCGATACCGAAGAGCTTGACATCATGGTGGGCCTCGTCGAGAAGTCACGCACCGACGCCTGGTGGGGTGCGTTCCACGATGTGGTGCCCGGCTGGATGGAACGGCTGATCAGTGTCGAGGCGTCCGCCAGGTCAATCCGCACATACCAACTGCAGTACATCCCCGGACTTCTGCAGACAGGCCCGTATGCGAGGGCTCTCATGCAGGCTCACTGCGAACCGGGGATGGACGCAGCCCAGATCCAGCGGAATGTCGAGCGGCGGTCCGACGTACGCCTCATTCGGCAGAGGCTTCTCCAGGGCTCCTCGCCACCACAGTATTACGCGGTGATGGATGAGAACGTCTTGGTCAGAAACGTGGGCGGAACTGCGGTCATGCGTGAACAGCTCCGCCAGCTGTACAGCTGGGAAGAGAACAGGGAGCACGTACACCTCCGCATAATTCCCTTCGACCGGGGCGCCGAGGCTCTCGCCCCAGCTGCGTCCATGACGCATCTAGCATTTCCCCCAGGGCGAGAGATGGACATGATGTATCTCGAAGTGCCTGATGGCGGAACCTATGTGACGAACCCGCAGGACCTGCACCGCTACAAGCTCGCCCTGACGTCACTTTGGAAGCTGGCGGCGAGCCGGACTGAGACCTTGGCGATTTTGGACCGCCGAATCAGGAGCATGGAGGGCTGA
- a CDS encoding DUF397 domain-containing protein, with protein sequence MIHFQNGATASSISGVQWVKSSASNPAGGDCVRFAELPNGEVAMSNSRFPEGPALVFTRSEIAAMLAGVRQGEFDGMAV encoded by the coding sequence ATGATCCATTTTCAGAACGGTGCTACGGCGTCTTCAATCAGCGGCGTCCAGTGGGTGAAAAGCTCCGCCAGCAACCCCGCCGGAGGGGACTGCGTGCGGTTTGCGGAGCTGCCGAACGGCGAGGTCGCGATGAGCAATTCACGCTTCCCGGAGGGGCCGGCGCTGGTGTTCACGCGTTCGGAAATCGCGGCCATGTTGGCCGGGGTGCGTCAGGGAGAGTTCGATGGCATGGCTGTCTGA
- a CDS encoding DUF317 domain-containing protein, with protein sequence MPHPEATPHIRLDLYQVRSSAVAATITGTPTRTIHALLAVHGFEPLDDQTMVMARIDREEPHYAERAARALRAENIPVDITAELREEIDTEWTWANYPMPWCSREEIREVSGDAQKIYDDIRHGRLIVHAHAHDGWTTVAVGTYLDGPSIHLHGENHLRTESSRYDNPVEAIAEFERLYGDAVRPGPAPATDTEREAEQARTPPSPDAQAGAEPSLATTESPTTEADDHEALLNDFLASHGEWEKWRTWPDDTTHAVHESLVLRAEFVHEAEAGDVQWKIAAYESPVGERLWHATATTNVPVEMMRVLLDSLASGDAAEIAAGNQISQVTIEAATRPIADAGWEQTLDGRWIRWQAPGNHPVGVAFDAFAAHAHHSALPAWTIWAGSDPANPRWALRLSPHAAASVLRDVAFELGDQYAVAPAGAQRQSGLHSASPIPYPTAGIPAKTR encoded by the coding sequence TTGCCGCACCCCGAAGCCACCCCTCACATCCGCCTCGACCTGTACCAGGTCCGCTCAAGCGCCGTCGCCGCCACGATCACGGGCACCCCCACCCGCACGATCCACGCCCTTCTCGCCGTCCACGGCTTCGAGCCGCTGGACGATCAGACGATGGTCATGGCACGCATCGACCGCGAGGAACCGCACTACGCCGAGCGAGCCGCGCGCGCCCTGCGCGCCGAGAACATCCCCGTGGACATCACCGCCGAGCTGCGCGAGGAGATCGACACCGAATGGACCTGGGCCAACTACCCCATGCCCTGGTGCTCGCGCGAGGAGATCCGCGAGGTTTCCGGCGACGCCCAGAAGATCTACGACGACATCCGGCACGGGCGCCTGATCGTCCACGCCCACGCCCACGACGGCTGGACCACCGTCGCCGTCGGCACCTACCTCGACGGCCCGAGCATCCACCTCCACGGGGAAAACCACCTGCGCACCGAATCGTCCCGGTACGACAACCCCGTTGAAGCCATCGCCGAGTTCGAACGGCTCTACGGCGACGCCGTACGCCCCGGCCCCGCCCCAGCCACGGACACCGAACGCGAGGCCGAACAAGCACGCACCCCACCGTCCCCGGACGCCCAGGCTGGCGCCGAGCCGTCTCTCGCCACCACCGAATCCCCCACAACCGAGGCTGACGACCACGAAGCACTCCTGAACGACTTCCTCGCGTCGCACGGAGAGTGGGAGAAGTGGCGCACCTGGCCGGACGACACCACGCATGCCGTCCACGAATCCCTCGTCCTGCGTGCCGAGTTCGTTCACGAGGCCGAAGCCGGCGACGTCCAGTGGAAGATCGCGGCGTACGAGAGCCCGGTCGGCGAGCGCCTGTGGCACGCCACCGCGACTACCAATGTCCCCGTCGAGATGATGCGAGTCCTCCTCGACAGCCTCGCCTCCGGGGACGCTGCAGAAATCGCGGCAGGCAACCAGATCTCCCAGGTAACCATCGAAGCAGCCACCCGCCCGATCGCCGACGCCGGCTGGGAGCAGACCCTCGACGGCCGATGGATTCGCTGGCAGGCCCCCGGAAATCACCCCGTCGGTGTGGCATTCGACGCCTTCGCTGCCCACGCGCACCACAGCGCTCTGCCCGCGTGGACGATCTGGGCGGGCAGCGACCCTGCCAACCCCCGATGGGCCCTGCGCCTCTCACCCCACGCCGCCGCCTCCGTACTGCGGGACGTCGCCTTCGAGTTGGGCGACCAATACGCCGTTGCGCCGGCAGGCGCCCAGCGGCAGAGCGGTCTGCACAGCGCATCGCCCATCCCGTACCCGACCGCTGGCATCCCGGCCAAGACGCGCTGA
- a CDS encoding DnaB-like helicase N-terminal domain-containing protein: MPHSTDPYEDDLPSPQPVHYAEQSLLGALLLEPHRLPDIRVLEADQFSNHTHGALFQAMRTVPLPDPEAHRSDPAWLNAVLDAARPQAPGLTISYLHTLVQVCQWPQHAPTYARMIQSDHARRTLLIRAQRLAQTAADAALPNRAVATLGQADALAQFLDTLAGQFTPHPGSLPRTVLPKQPTARSSEEALDEERILLSTATAHPAALKGMRWLQPDDFTRSLHAALWQCLTSLVHRAEPVDPVTVLWEAQHRGLLAGDLAAGDLMALVTAPVGSAEYWGERILQRALLTRACDVATRVAAYAEDPANTPHQLINGSRRALADLTALRTRWQRSTAPTPPTAPRAPRSPAVARAGPPPRATTTRALR, translated from the coding sequence ATGCCCCATTCCACCGACCCGTACGAGGACGACCTGCCCTCTCCGCAGCCCGTCCACTACGCCGAGCAGTCCCTGCTCGGTGCGCTCCTCCTGGAGCCCCACCGGCTTCCCGACATCCGTGTCCTGGAAGCGGACCAGTTCAGCAACCACACCCACGGCGCTCTCTTTCAGGCCATGCGCACGGTGCCGCTGCCCGACCCGGAGGCCCACCGCTCCGATCCCGCCTGGCTCAACGCCGTCCTCGACGCGGCCCGACCCCAGGCCCCCGGGCTGACCATCTCCTACCTCCACACCCTCGTCCAGGTCTGCCAGTGGCCCCAGCACGCACCGACGTACGCCCGGATGATCCAATCCGATCACGCCCGGCGCACGCTGCTCATACGCGCCCAGCGCCTCGCCCAGACCGCGGCCGACGCCGCCCTGCCCAACCGGGCCGTCGCCACTCTGGGCCAGGCCGACGCCCTCGCACAGTTCCTGGACACGCTCGCCGGACAGTTCACCCCGCACCCCGGCTCCCTACCACGCACCGTCCTGCCGAAACAGCCCACGGCGCGCAGCAGCGAGGAAGCCCTCGACGAGGAACGAATCCTCCTCTCCACCGCCACGGCGCATCCGGCAGCTCTGAAGGGCATGCGCTGGCTCCAGCCCGACGATTTCACGCGCTCCCTGCACGCAGCCCTGTGGCAGTGCCTGACCTCGCTGGTCCACCGCGCGGAGCCCGTGGATCCGGTCACCGTGCTCTGGGAAGCCCAGCACCGCGGACTCCTCGCCGGCGACCTCGCCGCCGGTGACCTGATGGCTCTGGTCACCGCCCCCGTCGGGTCAGCCGAGTACTGGGGTGAACGCATCCTTCAACGCGCCCTGCTGACACGCGCGTGCGACGTCGCCACACGGGTCGCCGCCTACGCCGAGGATCCGGCCAACACCCCGCACCAGCTGATCAACGGTAGCCGCCGTGCGCTGGCCGACCTCACCGCCCTGCGCACCCGCTGGCAGCGCAGCACCGCCCCCACACCACCGACAGCGCCTCGTGCACCGCGCAGCCCGGCCGTCGCCCGCGCTGGTCCGCCGCCCCGAGCCACCACAACACGAGCACTCCGATAA